From the genome of Vitis riparia cultivar Riparia Gloire de Montpellier isolate 1030 chromosome 11, EGFV_Vit.rip_1.0, whole genome shotgun sequence:
CTCCAATGGAATGGAACAAAATTGCTCTTTTGTGGTTCCAAGCTTACTTCCATTGATCAAGCAAAGTTGACCCTAACCCTAGCCATTCTTCAGTCCAAAGTACACAACATGAACCAAtctgtaaaacaaaaattagagactTTGTTAGAGGATTATCACACTCAACCTGTAATTATCAGGCAAATATTCTGGAGGTCAAAATTGAACGATGTAGCTTgtaatgtcatcaacatacaagaataaaaaatttcttggaTCAAAGATATAGTCCGCAACGGTCATGCTTCAATCCTTTCATACTATCGTAACCATAGAGGAGGGAAGTGGAAACTACCATTGTGTATGAGCAAATGAAAAAGAGAACTAAAGGCAGAAATTGCAGGGTGAATATCCCTCAAACCATTGAAATTGAGGCTGTAAGACGATAAACATGATCCAACGCCCGACTTAGAATAGGTTTCAACCAAATAATAAGTTAGAAATGGCATAGTAGAGCTGCAAAAAGGTTCCATTACACATACAAGACACAAACAGCGTGTTATATCGCTATATATACAagcacattttcttttctttttttctttttttctttttttctttttttatttttgttttggttttgatttcGGGTTCAATACACACTTGAAAGGTATCACATGGGAATACAAAGACAAGAAAGGGACTAAGCCTACATATGGAGATATACCTATCTGCTTATCGAATATTACTAACCTAAAATAACCTGTTAACATGTTCATTCCAAGTCACAACCAGTAACTTCCTCAAGAAAATACACTACACAAAACCAGTGAGAGAGGTACTGGAAAAAGCAATATCTGTCAGAGATTTTATAGCAACCGCAGCAACAACCTGCATCAACTGATTACTCAGTATGCTCCCTCTTCTTTTGTGGTTGGAGACCTCTGGTGATTCCTCTGCTATAGTTTGCCGTTCCATTTCCTCTGGATTAGGTGACCGAACTCGCCAAAGACAGCTCATGGAGCTCACTTAGCATCCACTCCTCCCCAGTTTGACCACCAAGAACTATAGCCCTTGTCCCTCCAACAACACAAGTACTGTGTCCCCAAGCAAATCTTGGGGGACGCCCTGGTACATTTAATATCCTCCATGTAGGCTTTTCATCAGTTGGATCCAGTAGGTAGAGCTGCGAGGCAGAGTGAAGCCCAGCCACAGAACCACCAAAGATTAGGATTCTACCCCCTGGGAGGCTCACAGCCACATGGTCAAGCCTAGGAGGAGGTGCTATGCCTGCGGGATTTCCAGCCCCAGGCATTCCACTCCCAGTCACGCATCTCCAACACGGATTGTCCTCACTCAAATCCATTGTGTACACATCACTAGAGCGGAACCGGAGAGGGCCACTCTTGGCCAgacccccaaacatcaatattttCCTACCACCATAAACAGATAATGTGTGACCTAAGCGCGATGGTGGGCTCCATGCTACGGGTATCTCTCTCCAGATGGGTTTCTCCATCGAGAGATCCAAGAGAAAAGTGTCACTAAGAAGTACTCCAGAATCTGCACAACCACCAGAAACTATTAACTTGGTGCCATCAAGGGTGCAGGAGCTATGCCATGATCTTGGAAGTGGAGGAGCCAATCCAGAGATTTCACGCCAAGCTGGAGGCTTGGCATCCAAATCCAACACGAAAACGTCATTGAGTAAACCTTGTCTTCCACAACCtccaaaaacaaccaaattaGACCCATTTACACAAGTCAGTGTATGACCCCATCGACCAGGTGGGGGGGAGTTCACTTGGACATGTTGCCACTCGGGATTACTAGAATTTAAGTCCAAtacaaaagtgtcattcattGGCTGCATGTTAACACCTTCCCCACCAAAGAGAACAACCCGACTACCAACAGCACATGCACTGAAATTGCAACGGGAGGGTTCAACAGCACCTCCAACAGTCAGCTTCCTCCATGCTGCTGCTTCAAGTGTTGTCAGCTCCCTTGCCAGCCTACCCCACCCTAGTTGTTTTGCCCCTGGCACCGTCTCTAAAACACGAGTTGTCTCACTTCCCCATGCGTTTTGGCAGACCATTCTCCAAAGATCCTCATTCTTTGTTATTTCATAAAACCGCCTACAGACAGAGCCGATGGAAGCAATATCTCTTGGTGTCAAAAGTGAAAGTATCTTGAGAGACAGGACTTCATCGCTCAATTGCATTATCCCACAAACCCCACGACAAATATTTCGATTCCCAGCTGGAACAGAAGGGTAAGAGGGAAAACCAGAACGAAATCGACCTGATGATCGTGCAGATTCCTTTGCCAAAGATCCCGGAAGTGGACCCAAATCAATATTTGCTTCTGTGAAGAACTGGATACCAATAACATGTGTTATCGTGTCATCATCTCCATAAATAGGGGTCAGCCGCAATCTGTTCATCAAAGGAGATCCATCTTTCCTAAAATTTAACAAATCACCATGAAATTCAACACCATCCTCAAGGCATCTTCTTATTTCTGAAACTACTGTAGAGTCCACCAATGGATGCCTTCTTTTGGCAAATGGGCCTCTATACTGCAAGAACCGGCTGAAACCAAATCCAAtatccccaaaaaaaaaaacaacaatttcaatGATCAGTATTTAATCCAATATAAATAATGCCTTATAAGACTATAAAAAGTtaccggaaaaaaaaaaaaaaaaaaattcagtagTTAATGACCCatgtgagagagagaaagaacagTCATTTCAGCTGATGTGCCCCAATATTGGAGCACGCAGACAACAGAGAATCCTAAAAGAGACATACACAGTGTACAGCATCACTAGCAGTTCAAAAGCAACCACATACAAAAACGCATACATAGCATGTTTGCATAGTCAAGACAGAAAGAAACCAAAATTCTGTTTAATACGTTAATAAGGTTTACCAATGTCAGTACAGCAACTAATGCAAAAGCATGTTCAAGAAGCCGCAAATGTAGTCAGTGGTCAGCAAATAGTAATGGTTGAAATCTCAAAGTAGTTGAAATTTCAACTGGGCAACACCTAGGCCAGTACTTCCCTAGCCAGAACCTGTGTATCTTGCATTAGGGACAAGGTGAAGATGGTTGCTGGTGAATTAGTTGGCCACCAATAACTCAGATACATTGGCATTAGGTGCTTCATTGATTGAGTATTACATTTTGATTGCATTCTTCTCAAGCAATGTGATCACCAGAGATATTTGGCTTGTCCATGCAATTCAGAACAGCTACATCCGACAGCTGCACATGAAAACCCAAGGACACAACTAAACTAAAGCTCCAGGCAGGGTCAGGTTGAAGGCCAATCTAAGCCCAATCCTAAGATTGGAAGGATGCCCAAGCTTAACCAGTCCAACCTCATGTTGGAAGTATTCAACCTAAGAACTGACTAGATCAGGTGAGGTTTGGTTGGGCaaataattaattctttttaagttAGTTACTCCCACATCAAACCATGTGGATTTGGATTTGcatttctcaatttatttatggTCATGTTTCAATTGACCCAAATTCAAACCCAACAGTCTGATTGCCACCTCTAAAATGAAGTGGATCTTTTAGGTAACGTTTGTCCTAGCAACATTttctaaagggacaaaattgcaCTTCTATTACTTGTCCACAGCAAAGTACTTCCAAAGATGCactaattaagttttttttttgttgtttgttttggtAAGAGAATGTATTAGAAGCGCAAAAAAACGCACGAGAGAAAAATGCACTAATGAAGTTATATCCAATACAATGGTCACTAGACAAATAGTCTCAAAAGCTCTTCATTAGAAGccacaattaaaacaaaatagcCTTATTATGAGATGTAGAATCC
Proteins encoded in this window:
- the LOC117924471 gene encoding adagio protein 1; translation: MEWDSNSDLSGDEEEEGFLLSDGGPLPFPAEGLVQTAPCGFVVTDALEPDHPIIYVNTMFEMVTGYQAEEVLGRNCRFLQYRGPFAKRRHPLVDSTVVSEIRRCLEDGVEFHGDLLNFRKDGSPLMNRLRLTPIYGDDDTITHVIGIQFFTEANIDLGPLPGSLAKESARSSGRFRSGFPSYPSVPAGNRNICRGVCGIMQLSDEVLSLKILSLLTPRDIASIGSVCRRFYEITKNEDLWRMVCQNAWGSETTRVLETVPGAKQLGWGRLARELTTLEAAAWRKLTVGGAVEPSRCNFSACAVGSRVVLFGGEGVNMQPMNDTFVLDLNSSNPEWQHVQVNSPPPGRWGHTLTCVNGSNLVVFGGCGRQGLLNDVFVLDLDAKPPAWREISGLAPPLPRSWHSSCTLDGTKLIVSGGCADSGVLLSDTFLLDLSMEKPIWREIPVAWSPPSRLGHTLSVYGGRKILMFGGLAKSGPLRFRSSDVYTMDLSEDNPCWRCVTGSGMPGAGNPAGIAPPPRLDHVAVSLPGGRILIFGGSVAGLHSASQLYLLDPTDEKPTWRILNVPGRPPRFAWGHSTCVVGGTRAIVLGGQTGEEWMLSELHELSLASSVT